In the Primulina eburnea isolate SZY01 unplaced genomic scaffold, ASM2296580v1 ctg739_ERROPOS11973397, whole genome shotgun sequence genome, one interval contains:
- the LOC140821672 gene encoding uncharacterized protein → MRTAEDGGRENMFVDCMDEIENSESEQKSVEKKNLQDNGFQESDSDINVQHLMAEMELLCDMLEKSIAEKDESARNHEKERKAFMTELSHALDERAQNEEKVKELHSVLLTKDQEIDFLNAKVSELFQSSNFMQSQLHESEPGKDKNI, encoded by the exons ATGAGAACCGCAGAGGATGGGGGACGAGAGAATATGTTCGTTGATTGTATGGATGAGATAGAAAATTCAGAATCAGAACAGAAATCCGTCGAGAAGAAGAATCTGCAGGATAATGGTTTTCAAGAATCTGACAGTGACATCAATGTCCAACATTTGATGGCTGAGATGGAACTGCTGTGCGATATGCTTGAAAAGAGTATTGCTGAGAAAGATGAATCCGCGCGAAATCACGAG AAAGAACGGAAAGCATTTATGACAGAACTTAGCCATGCTTTGGATGAACGGGCTCAGAATGAGGAAAAAGTTAAAGAACTCCATTCTGTGCTACTTACAAAAGATCAGGAAATTGATTTTCTCAATGCAAAAGTTTCTGAGTTATTTCAATCAAGCAATTTTATGCAGTCCCAGTTACACGAATCTGAGCCTGGGAAGGACAAGAACATCTAG